CTTGCCCACTTTGCCGCCCCCGCCAGGgaagccaggccaggcacaggTGGAAGCAGTACCAGAGGTCCCAGCCACAGAGGTGATGCAGCATGGGCACGCCCAGGCCCAGAGCCACAGACAGCAGCGAGAGGGTGAAACAGTCCCAGGAGAGGGCCTCGTCCAGGCAGAGGCGCAGGTCCTGCGCAAAGATGCTGAGGCCCTGGAGCTGGCCTGGACTGCCACACTTCACCCGGCTGGGCAGACCAGGCACGGCAGCCTGCACCTCCAGCAGGAAGTCTATAAAGGCCGCCCCACAGGCACAGTGCAGAGGGTTGGCGCTGACATCTAGTATTTGCAGGGCACTCGCCAGGGGCCCAAACCAGGAGGGGTCCACTGTCTTGAGGGCATTGGCACTGAGGTTGAGCTCTCGAAGCTCCTTGGCCTTGGAAAAGAAGCCGGGGTCCACGAAGCTGATGCTGTTGCAGCTGACGTCCAGCCTCCGGAGCTGGGTGCCAGCGGGAAGGCTGCCATTGGTCAGGGCCTTCAGTTGGTTTCCCGCCAGGTCAAGGACTTTCAGTTTGGGTAGGTGGATGAGGTTCCCCCACTTAAAGAAGGCCAAGTAATTGTCACGGAGACGCAGCACTTGCAGGCTCTTGGGGAGTTTGTCCAGGGTGTGGGGCAGGAGGGTGTGCAGACGATTCTGGGACAAGTCCAGCCAGATCAATCCACTCAGGCCTTGGAAGAAGTGCAGATAGAGGTCTCCCTCGGCCCACATACGGCCCAGCGCATTGCCGCTGAAGTCCAGGGCCCGCAACGACGTGCTGCAGAGCTGCTGGGACACTTGGCTGTGGATGTTGTTGTGGGCCAGGCTGAGGTGGCGCAGGGTGCGCAGGTGGGCCACGAAGCTGAAGTTGTGGCCCACGCCCTGCATGCCAAAGGGCTGGCTGTTGTAGCTGAGGTCCAGGGCCTCCAGTCGCGGTAGCTCCGTGAACGAGTGCTCGTGGTACAGGTCCAGCTTATTGTGGGACAGGTCCAGCACCTGCAGACTGGTCAGGGGCAGGAACTGGGAGCCATTGACTGCCTGCGAGATGCAGTTGTGGCTCAGGCGCAGGCACTGCAGGTGTGAGAGCTGGGCAAACATCTCCGGCCGCACGGTCACCAGGTTGTTCCGTGATAGATCCAAGGTGAAGTTGAGGGTGCTGCAGTTGGGCCTGAAGTCTTCAGAGCTGGGAGTGTCCACTGGGGCTGGAGCAAGGTCCCCAGGCTGCAGCCAGACCTTCTCCCCTCCAACCACCTCCTGCATGGTGGCTGTCAGCTCTGAAGCTCCACTGATGCGGTTGTCTGACAGGTCCACATAGCGCAGGCCAGGGAAGGCCCTGAAGATGCCAAGCTGGGCCTGGCTGATGAAGTTCATCTGCAGACGCAGAGTCTGGAGCACAGGCAAGCGGGCCAGTGGCCGGAGCGTGGTCTCATCGAGTGAGCGGAAGAAGATGCCGTGCATGTCCAGCTCCTTCAGTGCGACCAGGCTCCCGAAGGAGGGGGCCAGAGACAGGTGGGCAAAGGACACCCTCTTGTGGTAATTGAAGGACAGGTTGAGCTGGCGCAGCTGTGTTAGGCCCTGGAAGGCCTTGGTTTTGGTGATGCATTTGTAGAGGAAGTTCTCACTCAGGTCCAGCACTCGGAGGTTTCCAAGCCCACGGAACCAACTGGCATTCAGCCAGGAGAGAGAACTGTCCTTCAACACCAGGCCTTCAAGACGGCTCAGGTGGCTGAAGGTATCGGGATGTAGCTGGGGGAAGTGACGAGGGCACTCCATGCAGGGGTTGGGAGCGTGGTCGCAGCGGCGGCAATTTCCGCCCACATCGAGCACACGCAGGGCGGTCAGATTGGCCAGGTCCTCAGGCGCCAGTTTGATGATGCGGTTGTAGGACAACAGCAGATActccaggctggaaggcaggtTGCGGGGCACCACAGTGAGGTTGTTGTACTTGAGTGACAGGTGGGTGAGGTTGCCCAGGCCAAGGAGGGCACCTGGGGCCACCTCcagttcctgcctgcaggggttCTTGTAATAACAGTTGCCATCCATGAATAGGAAGCGCAGGCTATGCAGGCTGGCGAGGCTGTCAGAGTCTAGCACCAGGATGTTGGTGTGGCTGAGGGACAGGGATATGAGGGATTTGGGCAGCGCAGGCACAGTCGTGATGCTGTTGTAGCTCAGGTTTAGCTCTTCCAGGGTGGGCACAGCCAAGAAGGTGCTGGGCTCGATGGTCATGTGGCAGGGGAAGTGCATGGGGCTGAGGCCAACCGGCGGGCAGTTCCACTTGAGGTTGAGGCGCCGCAGGCTGGGCAGGCGGGCAAAGTCAGAATCATGGAGGTGGTGGATGCGGTTGGAGGACAAGGAAAGGCTGGTGACGTTGCCACGGGGTGCTGCCGCGGAGAAGTGGGGCACAGACTTCAGGAACAACCAGTTGCAGTTCACCAGGCCGTGGGGCTGGAGCTCACAGGGTAGGAAGGCAGGCAAGGTACCCAGGGCCAGGGTCGTGGCCAGTACCATGGCCTGCACCAGGAGAGACAGAGGGTGCAGGGCGCTGCAGCAGAAACCCTGTGGGGGTAGGAGGGCTGTGTGAGTGGTCGGCCCCCAGCTCCACCTCCACCCACTCCACTTCATGGGCATCGTCCAACCCCTCTCCCCAAGCTCTACCTGCAGAAGTTCTTCCCTGGCTGCCAAGCCCCATTCCCATCCTCCATGGCTTGTGGAGTTCTGTGAACTCGGTCTCAGACCATCTTGGACTCAGAATTAGGCCTCAGAACCAGGACTGAGACCTAGAATCCAGACTTATGATCTGGAGCTTTCACCATAACCAATCCCTGGTTATacaaggccaggcaaggtggcccATGGCACCCGCTGTCTCTCCCCGACTTTCCCTTCCTGCTCCTGAGCAAGGTGGCAGCTGGCTTCCTCCCCTCCAGCTGCCCTGAAATCCGCTCTCTGCCCCCCACCAGCCTCCCCACaaccccttcctttcccttcagcCAAGATCCAGGCAGGCATGAGAGTCTCCCACTATGGCCCGGGCCGGCTGCCTCCCAGAGACCCTGGCCAGCGGGCACTGCACAGCTCCATCACTCTCTGCCCGTCTCACCTAGCCCGAGAGCCCTTGCCCTACAGGTCAGAACAGATGGAAGGAGGGGTGGCCAGCAAAGTGCCAGACAGAGCCAGCCCCAAGCTGCAGGCCCAGTGAGACCCAAACCCAGGCTCCAGACCCAGCTGtgtcactgcctcagcctcctcatcccCTCTGTGGGTTTGGGTCTCATTGCTCAGAAGAGGGCTtcagtggccaggcgcggtggctcacacctgtaatcccagcaggctgaagtgggcggatcacctgaggtcaagagttcaagaccagcctgaccaacatggagaaaccctggctctactaaaaatacaaaattagctgggtatggtggtgcaagcctgtaatcccagctacctgggaggctgaggcaggagaatcccttgaacccgggaggtggagactgcagtgagccgagatcaagccactacactccaacctgggcaacaagagtgaaactccgtctcaaaaaaaaaaaaaaagaagaagagggctTCAGCTCTGATGTCTTCAGGATTCAGTGAGTGTCCCCAGGGTCATGTGGGTGACAACCCGTCACTGTTGCTTGCAGCTGCCAAGCCCACCTCTTTCCTCACCCCTTCCCAGGATATTCCCTTCCCCAGGGGACTGAGAGCTGTTGTCCTACCATGCTGGGGAGCAGGGGCTTCTCCAGAGGGTCTGGCGGGCAGACTGGACAGCAGCTGCAGGGAAGGATGCTTCACACTCGAGGTCCCTTCCCACGGGGGCAGAAGCGGCTCAGAGAATAGAGGAAGTAAGACTTTTATACCAGCCTAGTAGCTCCCCCTCCACTCCACCCTGCCCATGGTGAGGAGGACAGGGTCCCATGAGTCCAAGGCCATTTGCATAGTCAAATGGCAGACAGCTCCTTCACCCCTTCCTCTTTCCACTCCCCTCTCAGACAGCCAACATCCCATGAGGGCCTCACATCTGTCCTCTACCAAGCCCAGGGAGGAGCTAAGGCCCAGAGCCCAGGCGGAGAGCAGGGAGAGATGGGAATTTGGGGTAGCACCAGTAGCGGTACACCTTGCTGGGCAATCCCCATTCTAAGAGGACTCTTCCACCCTCAGGTCTTGGCTCCCGCACCACAGCTGGTGCCCTCAGGACAGCAGCTCCCGACTTGTCCTTTCCTGCCCTTGTGGGCACCATCTCCAGAGTTCTGCAGGGCCTCGTGTGTGGAGGGCCAGGGTGTAGCTTGAGCGGGAGGCTGGGTTGCACCTGCCTTCACCACAGCCTTGCAACCTCTTCCGGAAACAAGACCTCCTCCTCCGCATTCTCAGAGCCCCTGGGGCCCCATCAGAGCACACATCACATCACTCCAGATGGGGCTCCTAGGGGCCAGGTGTGCGCTGACCCAGTGGGGCCCCCAGCCCGTCCTCCCCATCAGTTCTTCCCACACTCCTTCTGACCTAGGTGACAGGACTCAGATTCCTCGGGCCCAAAGCCTCAGTTGACCCCGGGCCCCTCAGCAAGTCCTGCTGGGTCCACCATGCTGAAGGGTGTTCCCGCAGCCCACTGCCGTGTCCATCAGCCTCCATCCTCTCTCCTAGACCCACGCCACCACCCTTCTGGCTGTCCTGCCCTGCTGTCCACCCTCCAAGGGCTGGTCACATTCAGCCCCTATAGGAACCTAAGTCACACTGGGTCCCTTCTCTGTTCAGACCCCTCCCTGGCTGACTCTGGAGTCAAAGGCACAGTCCACAGATGGCCAACAAGGCCCTATGGGACCTACCTTCCGCTGTTCCCCTGAGTGCTCTCCACGATCACTGGCCTGCTTGCAGTTAACTGAGTAGCCCCTGGGCACCCTCCCGCCTCAGGGTCTTGGGatgtgctgttctctctgcctggaaactCTCCCAAGTCTCACATGACCCCTCCTTCGCCTCCATTATGTCTCTGCTCCCATGTCACCCTCTCAACAGGGCCATCCAGCCTTCTTAGAAACCTCCCACACCAGATCTGGCACTCCTAAGCTCCTTTGCCTGCTCTGTTTCTCTTTGTCCTAGCATTTTTTAACTGCTAGCACAACGGATCACTGATCTTTCATGGTTTATTGTATATTGTCTTATTCCTCTGCTGGAATGTCAGCTTCATGAGGGTCGTAATCTTTTATCTGCATCCCCAGGATCCAgtgcagtgcccagcacatagcaAGTGCTTGATATCTGCTGAATTATGTGTACCCAGCAGTCAGCTCTGGGCAGGCACGGATAGGGCGTTTCTGAGTGAAGGCTGAATGAacgaatgaaagaatgaatgaacaaatggggTTGCTGCTGGGAGGAGGCAAGGCTGTACATCTGCCAGCCTGCTCCCCGCAGGCCCACTCTGGGTGGGCATCATGACAGGCAGGCTCCAAAGTGCCAGGCATCCAGCTAGCTCAGCAGCAGGGGGCGATGGCATCGTCTTCCTGCCCACCTGGGAGCCAGCGTTTAGGCTGGGCAAGGACAAGCCTCCTCTGGATCCTAGCTAGGGTCTGGCTCTCCTCTCTACAATTCTAAGGGCTTGAGCAGGGGCTCAGAAAGGCACCAGGGATGGAATGTTGCCCTGAGCCAGGAGGGAGAGCAGTGCCCACTCAGCAGCTGGGCTACAGGCATCAACCCCATGCTTCCACTCCTGCCTGCCCGCGGCGGAAGGCACCTGCATTCACTCCCTCCATCCACCTCTCAGAGGCATACACCAAAGCTCGGGCTCCTGTGGAGCCCCAAGCAAGAGAGTTTCCCAGAGTCCCTTGGACCAGGGACCCAGACCCCCATACTCAGCAGTAGCCCTGCCTCCCTTGGAGGCAGAAAACCAGAGAGGCCAGTAAGCTGACAGAGGGGTCTGTACACACACGTACAGACCCACGCACATGGACACACTCGGCTTGGAGACACCAATACCGACGTCCACAGAAAAACCTGTCCTGGCCTCAGCCCAGGGAGGAGCCCTTATCCCATGTGGAAGGCTGCATAAAATCCCTGTCAGAGATCCTTGTCCTAATTCCCCAAACCTGCAAACACATGACCCCAAAGCCCCACATAGAGTATGGCAAAAGGACTtcacagatgtgattaagttaccCATCTTGAAGAGGGTaggtggtgggggcggggagggtgAATGCAATTACAATATCCCTTATGAAACGGAGACAGAGGGAGATTTGACTACAAAAGGCCACGGGAGCCCAGAGGCTGAGGGAAGCAGAATCAGAGATGTCACCTCTGGCTTTGAAAGTGGAGGAAGGGGCCCCAAGTCAAGGAATACAGACAGAAAAGGCCAGGAGATGGGTTCTCCTGAGGGGCCCAGACAGAgtcagccctgccaacacctcaGCTTTGGCCCTGTGAGACCCATCTcagtcttccagcctccagaactgtaagagaatacacTTGGGTTTCTTGTAAGCCACTAagttggtggtaatttgttacagcagccacagcaaatgACCATACACAGATCCCTCATGTCACAGTGGAGGCGCGCCTGCCTCTCAAGCAGGGCTCCTGTTAACTGGGAGACCCGAGTGAGGCTGCGCACCCCCTCACAGGCACAGCCTCTCCCACACACCTGGCGACGGAGTGCTGGGGCTCCACCTCACAGGCTAGCAGTCCCCTCTCCCCTACTGGGAAAGGACAGTTACATGCACAAGACTGCCCAATTCCCAGGGCCAGAGGCGGTCTCTCAGGGCCAAGCACAagtcttgatttaaaaatattttattctttagaaaATACAGCATTCAACCATCCCAAACTGCAGtgacccctgccccagccctgacTGACCCCACCTCTTGTGGCCAAAGGTTTTTGGGCTGTGCTGGGACCCTAGTCTCAGCTCCCCAGGAGGCCAGGTTCATGCCAGGCCCCTGACCCAGCCCCCTTAAGCCAGCCAGGCAGGGTTCCCGGACACCCTGGGAACACACATGAGATGCAGGGACAGCAACAGGGAAGGGTCACAAAATGCCAGCCCGGTGGCCCTCGGACACTGCAAGTGCGTTCAGCCGccagccctcctgccctcctggaaACACTTTCCTGGAGCCCAGGAAGGAGGACGGTGGCAGGGAGCGGAAGGCAGGCAGCCCCACAGTCCACATGTGGCCGGCCCTATTCCAGCCTCCTAGCTGTCATCCCCATTTTCGCCCGGGCCACGGATGAGGCGCTTATGGCCCCGCTTGCCCCCTGGGCCCTTGGGCTTGGCGAAGGCCTGCTTGAAGGCGTGTTGCTTGGGGTGCACCTCGTCGTAGAGGAACTCCGCTGTCAGCTCTGCCCCATCGCCAATCTCAATCTGCATGGGGCAAGGCAGTGGTCACTCCAATGGGAGGGGCTCTGACACATACCACCCCTGGTAGGCCTCACTTCTGGGGTACCCCTTGATCTCATATCCTAGCCCTGGGGTCTCTTGGGGTCTCCCCTTGAATCCCCACCTGGAATGCCACCCCCAGGAGAACAAGAGCTTCGGGCCTGCTGCCCTGCATGCCTTGGACTCTGCTTGCCGGGGTCACTTCCTCCCTGTCTCCAGGCCCAGGGAAAGGACATGACATGTGGCCAGGACTTGGACTTTTCTGAGCCACCAATCAGCTGGGCAGCCTTGGGCCATGCGTGTCACCCCTTGGGCCTCAGACGCCCTGTGATCAACACGGCAGCAATGGTTCCTGCTCTGCCGTCATCTCAGGACCCCAGCGCGTCACATGGAGATTGGGGTGATAGGGTCTAGGGAGGCGAGGCCCTGGGGAGGGGCCTACTTTCTTGGCGATCTCCAGATGGAAGTCCTGCTCCACGGAGTCGAGGAGGCGGCTCTTGCAGCTGGAGTAGAGCATGCGCTCCTTGATGCTGCACTTGTACCCCGGCATGGAGTAGATGAACACTGTGGGGGGCAGGAGGTGAGCCTGGGAGGCCTGGGAAACCTGCTGACCTTCACACCCAGAGCGGGCCTGCCCCATTGCAGACCAGCCCTGCTTCCACCCAGCCACAGGCTTGGCGGCCCTGCCATGGCCACTCACCTACAGACTCAAGGGGGTCGCCCTCGTGGGTGTGCTTGTAGAGGAAGAAGTGGTAGCGGGCAGCATCTCGGGGCACCCGGGAGGGCAGATGGGCCACATCCGTGGGCTCTGTGTGCACCAGCTCAATGGTTTCCCGCTCTAGGTCCAGCTTCTGCCCAGGGCCAAGGGAAGATGGGAGAGCACCAGGTCGGGGCGGGCCCAGGCCCCTCTCCCAAAGAAGCCCTCAAATAGGATTAGCTGGTGGCAGGAGCCTGATGTGACCTCCCTCTCCCAAGACTCCCCTGCAATGGCCATCACTCTATGGGGGTC
This sequence is a window from Macaca fascicularis isolate 582-1 chromosome 2, T2T-MFA8v1.1. Protein-coding genes within it:
- the LOC102144128 gene encoding toll-like receptor 9 isoform X1; the protein is MGFCCSALHPLSLLVQAMVLATTLALGTLPAFLPCELQPHGLVNCNWLFLKSVPHFSAAAPRGNVTSLSLSSNRIHHLHDSDFARLPSLRRLNLKWNCPPVGLSPMHFPCHMTIEPSTFLAVPTLEELNLSYNSITTVPALPKSLISLSLSHTNILVLDSDSLASLHSLRFLFMDGNCYYKNPCRQELEVAPGALLGLGNLTHLSLKYNNLTVVPRNLPSSLEYLLLSYNRIIKLAPEDLANLTALRVLDVGGNCRRCDHAPNPCMECPRHFPQLHPDTFSHLSRLEGLVLKDSSLSWLNASWFRGLGNLRVLDLSENFLYKCITKTKAFQGLTQLRQLNLSFNYHKRVSFAHLSLAPSFGSLVALKELDMHGIFFRSLDETTLRPLARLPVLQTLRLQMNFISQAQLGIFRAFPGLRYVDLSDNRISGASELTATMQEVVGGEKVWLQPGDLAPAPVDTPSSEDFRPNCSTLNFTLDLSRNNLVTVRPEMFAQLSHLQCLRLSHNCISQAVNGSQFLPLTSLQVLDLSHNKLDLYHEHSFTELPRLEALDLSYNSQPFGMQGVGHNFSFVAHLRTLRHLSLAHNNIHSQVSQQLCSTSLRALDFSGNALGRMWAEGDLYLHFFQGLSGLIWLDLSQNRLHTLLPHTLDKLPKSLQVLRLRDNYLAFFKWGNLIHLPKLKVLDLAGNQLKALTNGSLPAGTQLRRLDVSCNSISFVDPGFFSKAKELRELNLSANALKTVDPSWFGPLASALQILDVSANPLHCACGAAFIDFLLEVQAAVPGLPSRVKCGSPGQLQGLSIFAQDLRLCLDEALSWDCFTLSLLSVALGLGVPMLHHLCGWDLWYCFHLCLAWLPWRGRQSGQGEDALPYDAFVVFDKTQSAVADWVYNELRGQLEERRGRWALRLCLEERDWLPGKTLFENLWASVYGSRKTLFVLAHTDRVSGLLRASFLLAQQRLLEDRKDVVVLVILSPDGRRSRYVRLRQRLCRQSVLLWPHQPSGQRSFWAQLGMALTRDNHHFYNRNFCQGPTAE
- the LOC102144128 gene encoding toll-like receptor 9 isoform X3; this translates as MAHQTGIHATEELKEFFAKARAGSVRLIKVVIEDEQLVLGASQEPVGRWDQDYDRAVLPLLDAQQPCYLLYRLDSQNAQGFEWLFLAWSPDNSPVRLKMLYAATRATVKKEFGGGHIKDELFGTVKDDLSFAGYQKHLSSCAAPAPLTSAERELQQIRINEVKTEISVESKHQTLQGLAFPLQPEAQRALQQLKQKMVNYIQLKLDLERETIELVHTEPTDVAHLPSRVPRDAARYHFFLYKHTHEGDPLESVVFIYSMPGYKCSIKERMLYSSCKSRLLDSVEQDFHLEIAKKGFCCSALHPLSLLVQAMVLATTLALGTLPAFLPCELQPHGLVNCNWLFLKSVPHFSAAAPRGNVTSLSLSSNRIHHLHDSDFARLPSLRRLNLKWNCPPVGLSPMHFPCHMTIEPSTFLAVPTLEELNLSYNSITTVPALPKSLISLSLSHTNILVLDSDSLASLHSLRFLFMDGNCYYKNPCRQELEVAPGALLGLGNLTHLSLKYNNLTVVPRNLPSSLEYLLLSYNRIIKLAPEDLANLTALRVLDVGGNCRRCDHAPNPCMECPRHFPQLHPDTFSHLSRLEGLVLKDSSLSWLNASWFRGLGNLRVLDLSENFLYKCITKTKAFQGLTQLRQLNLSFNYHKRVSFAHLSLAPSFGSLVALKELDMHGIFFRSLDETTLRPLARLPVLQTLRLQMNFISQAQLGIFRAFPGLRYVDLSDNRISGASELTATMQEVVGGEKVWLQPGDLAPAPVDTPSSEDFRPNCSTLNFTLDLSRNNLVTVRPEMFAQLSHLQCLRLSHNCISQAVNGSQFLPLTSLQVLDLSHNKLDLYHEHSFTELPRLEALDLSYNSQPFGMQGVGHNFSFVAHLRTLRHLSLAHNNIHSQVSQQLCSTSLRALDFSGNALGRMWAEGDLYLHFFQGLSGLIWLDLSQNRLHTLLPHTLDKLPKSLQVLRLRDNYLAFFKWGNLIHLPKLKVLDLAGNQLKALTNGSLPAGTQLRRLDVSCNSISFVDPGFFSKAKELRELNLSANALKTVDPSWFGPLASALQILDVSANPLHCACGAAFIDFLLEVQAAVPGLPSRVKCGSPGQLQGLSIFAQDLRLCLDEALSWDCFTLSLLSVALGLGVPMLHHLCGWDLWYCFHLCLAWLPWRGRQSGQGEDALPYDAFVVFDKTQSAVADWVYNELRGQLEERRGRWALRLCLEERDWLPGKTLFENLWASVYGSRKTLFVLAHTDRVSGLLRASFLLAQQRLLEDRKDVVVLVILSPDGRRSRYVRLRQRLCRQSVLLWPHQPSGQRSFWAQLGMALTRDNHHFYNRNFCQGPTAE